DNA sequence from the Leptospira perdikensis genome:
AAAATCCATTTTGTCTATGGGCAAGAACCGCAGCACCAATCATAATGATCGCAATGGAGGCAGCAGCAAATTTAGTTAAAAACCCAACGAGTAAAAGAACAGGTCCAAAGGACTCACCTAAAATGATAAGAACCGCGAGGATTCCAGGAAACTTCATTTGTCCTGTAAAAAATCCGTAAGTTCCTTTGAATCCGTATCCACCAAACCAACCGAGTAGTTTTTGGGCACCGTGTGGGAAGATCACAACAAAAGCTGTGATGCGTAGGATTAGGGGGATGATGTCCCCAGAAGTAGAAAATAGGTAATCGAACATATGGTTCTCCTTAAATCAATAAGAGATAGTTTAATATTAAACTATCTAGAGTCAAGCTAATTTTTTCCCTTATTTCCAGGTTTCGTCGGTTTTAAATTCTCCTTTCCCCCATGGGCATAAATTTTACTCTTTCCCCTATGTTAGATCGAATTCCGATTCCGAATCCCTTTGGTTGGGAGGGTTTGTCCACTTTCAGCCTTCTTATGATGTTAGCCTTTCTTGTTGGTTCCTACCTCCTCCCCAAAGAGTTGGAGAGAAAAAAATTGGATCCGAGCCATTCCGATTGGTTGATTTTCCTTGGGATTTTAGGTACCTTAGTGGGTGCCAAAATATTCTTTATCTTTGAAATTTGGGACCAAGTGTTTATTGATGTTCCCGGCTATGACGGAAAGTATACCTATCCACTCACACATTGGAACGGATTTCCGGGACATCCTGGACTTTGGTCTTCCCTTTTTAGCGGTGGTGGCCTTGTATTCTTTGGTGGCCTTCTTTTTGGATGGTTATTCATTACTCTCTACTTCCGACACCACAAACTAGACATCGGTGCCTATTATGATGCAGTGATACCAGCAATTAGTATGGGTTATGCGATTGGAAGATTAGGATGTTTTGTGAGCGGAGATGGTTGTTATGGATTTGCCACTGACGCGAGGATCCCATTTTTTGTTTTTGATTTCCATGGTGCTCACCCATCTGGTGTACCTGTTTGGAATACTCCTGTAATGGAATCGCTTATGGCCTTTGGTTACTTCGCTTATTTCCAATTTTGGGCAAGATACCAAAACTTTCGTAAATGGAGTATTGGTGCACAGTTTCTCATCATTCACGGATTTGCAAGGCTCATCATTGAGTTCTTACGTGTGAACAAAGCAGTCATCCCTTTTATTGATCCACCGACTCTTGTGAACATTCCAGATGCCAACGGAAATCCTACCTTCCTTACTGGTTACTACTGGCATGGATTTTCTCAGTCACAATATATCTCCATTGCGCTCATCCTCTTCGGTGTGTATTTGTTAGTTTCTAAAAAACTTTGGCTAAAGGAAAAAACAAACGTATGAACCCTTCTCCATTTTTCGAAATTGAAAAAAGAAAAAATGTAGCCATTCTTTGGTTAAATCGTCCAGAAAAACGTAATGCCATGAATTGGCCTTTTTGGCGAGACCTTCCCGATATGGTGGAAGAGATCAATGCTGATCCACAAATTCATTGTTTTGTGATCGCAGCAAAAGGAAAATCTTTTTCAACAGGCCTTGATTTGGAAGAGTTCTTTCAAGAATTCAAACCAGTTTTCCAAGGAGAATTTGCTGACGGTAGAGAAAAACTCTACCAACTGATTCTCACAATGCAAAAGGGAATTAATGCCATTTACAATTCTAAAAAACCGTCCATTGCCCTCGTTCAAAAACATTGTATCGGTGGTGGGCTGGATTTAGTTTCTGCATGTGACATTCGTTATGCGTCAAAAGATGCTAGTTTTTCACTTAGAGAATCCAAGGTAGCCATCGTTGCCGATATGGGATCCTTACAAAGACTCCCTCATTTGATTGGGAATGCCCATACTAGAGAATTGGCTCTGACTGGAAAAGATATTAGTGCCGAGGAAGCCTATCAGATGGGACTTGTGACAAAAGTGACGGAAGACTTTGATTCCCTACTTCAAGCTGGACTCAGGACAGCAGAAGAAATTGCAGAAAACCCGACTATTGTCATCCGTGGGGTCAAACAAGTGCTAAACCATGGAATAGGAAAAACCATCGACGAAGGTTTAGACTATGTAGCGGTTTGGAATGCGAGTATGCTCGATTCTAAAGATTTTCGTTCCGCCATCGGTGGGTTTATGGAAAGAAAACGACCTGTCTTCAATCCAGAAACCCGGGTAGATTAATTAACAGTAAATGTCGAGTAACCGTTCGCTTTTTGCGTTTGAGCCTACTTTTTCTTCCACAGCCAACTTCATGAGTTTTTCATTGAGTTGGTTTTGTGCCTGGAAAATTTCCTTCGGCAAATTGACGACTGAGTTAATAGGTGTAGATGGAACCATAATAGGACCTCCTTTTACAATCTTTACTCCCTATTCTACCCATCGGCGAATCCCTTATTTCCTGAAGTAAAAAACGGCGTATGAGCTCTTTTTTTTCCCTAATCCGCGAAGCCAAACTCCTGGAAGAGGAAAAGGAATTCACACGAGCTTTTAACGTGTACGCAGAAAGTGAATCACATACACAAAACGAATCTGCACTGATCAAAATCAAAGCGAAAAAAGCCTGGTGTTTGTATGCAGTAGGAAATCCAAAAGAAACAGAATCCCTGTTTCAAGACATTATTAAAAATTATCCATCGCATCCGTTAAGTATCACCGTATACTCACGTTATCTAATCAAATTAAAGAAATTTAAATCAGCCAAAGTACTACTTCAAAAAAGTATTCTCTATTTTCCTTCCTATTTGGAGAACTACCTACTCCTTGCCTCTCTCCTAAAAGATATGGAACGATCAGAGGAAGCGATTAAGGTATTAAAAAAAGCACTTTCGCAAGAACACTTAAGTAATGGCCGCGGGATTGATCGAAAAGATATTTGGGCCGAACTTGGGTCTTTATATTTTTCTCGTGGAGACTTTAATTCGGCCCTCGCTTCTTTAAAAATGTCACTTAAGATGGTGGAACCAGAAGAGTTCTTCTATTATGATTTATTAGCCTTATGTTATCTGGAGGCGGAAGACCCAGAAAATGGACTCACCTCTATTAAAACTCATATCGAATTCTGCAAAGAAATTGATCCAGAGACACTGATTATTTTGGCCCGTGCCCATTGCCGGCTGGGAAAATTAGAAGAAGCAGCGAACAACTTAATCCAAGCTTACTCCATTGAAGATTCCTTATATTTAAAAGCAGCAGATTTTATAGATTTTGCGCCACTACTAAGAAATGGTTTTTTTACAACCTTGGAGAACATTGAATGGGAAGAACCATAAAACAAACGTTTGGTTCATTAAAAGAAGAAATTTTACACATAAAAACAATTCTATCAAAAGAACGCGATTATGAACGTTTTATATTTTTAGAAAAAGGTCAAGATTCCAAAGCGATTAAAAATGCCGAGTTGGAAGACTTAAAGTTTGTTGTGGGTAATACATGGAGGGCGGAATTCAATATCTCTCCTTCTTCGAAAGCCAAAGAGTGGTTAAAACCAGGAGTTCCCGTCCTCCTCAAATCCGAAACAGAATCTATATTTGGAAATATTTATAAAACATCCGATACAAAACTCACCGTCCAAATCCGAGGAGACTACGAATGGGAAGATACTGAGTTTCAAATCTCAAAGTGGTTCCAAGAATCCACATACGACTTGTATAATGATATCATCACAAAAATATTAGCTGATACAAGTAGTGAATCACATAAAAAATTGAATTGGATTTTGGGTTTTGGACTCGGTGAAAAACCAACGCCTCCTAAGTCTAGTCTTAACAGACCACCACTGGAACGCATCTTTCAAATTCATGACTACGGAATTATCTTTGGACCACCAGGAACAGGTAAAACCACCTTACTGATGCAAGCTGTGCAGGAAATCAAAACAAAGGGTGAATCTGTTTTGACACTTTGTCCCACAAACTTTGCCTGCGATTATATTGTAGAACTTGCAATCAAAAAAGGAATTCGTGTGATTCGTTTAGGAAACTCTACAAAAATCAAAGAAGATGTTTTGCCCTACCATATAGATCATCTCATCCAAACACATCCTGATCAAAAACAAATTCACAATTGGCAAACCGAACTAAAAGCACTTCAGAAAAAAGCCAATGCTTGGAAACGTAACTTTGGAAAAGAAGAAAGAGAAGAACGAAAGACAATCCGAAAAGAAGCTAAGTTTTTACTCTCCACAATCAGAGAAGCAGAATCGAATATTAGAACGAAGCTACTCGACGATGCAGAACTCATAGTATCTACCTTTTCGGGATTTGGAAATGAATGGGGAAAAGGTAGGACCTTTGATTATGTATTTGTAGATGAAGCCACTCAAAGTTTAGATCCGGGTTGTTATATGGCACTCTATGCTGGTAAAAAAACCTTCTTTTTTGGAGATCCGAAACAACTTGGCGCTAGTTACTCCCACCCTGATCACCAAACTATCGATAGTTTTTTGGAAAAAGCTGTGGCATTTGATTCAGGAGAACGAATTCTATTTTTAGAAAAACAATTCAGAATGAAGGCAGAAATTCTTGGTTTTCCCAATCGAACTTACTACGAAAGTAAAATTCTAACCCATCCTGATGCAATATGGAATCCAACAATCACTATCTCTGAGGCCATAGGTTCCAATCCATCCATCCTTTGGATTGATACTGCCGGCAGTGATTCCGAAGAAGAAACAGAAGGTGAAGAGCCAAGTTTTTTCAATCATATAGAAATCCAGTTGATCGAAAGATTGTTTGAATTGGGAATTCAAAGCAATTTAATAACCGTTATATCTCCATATCGAGGCCAAGTTGAAAAATTAGTACTGGCATCACAAGGTAGATGGATCACCCAAACTATAGATTCCTTCCAAGGAAGAGAATCAGAGATTGTCATTTTGAGCCTAGTTCGCTCTAACCTAGAAGGTGAAATTGGTTTTTTATTGAATCCTAAACGTTTGAATGTAGCTTTAACAAGGGCCAAATCTCATTTAATTCTTATTGGAGACTCAGGAACCCTTTGTCAAAATAAAGAGTTCCAAGATCTTTATTCCTACATCGAATCAAACGGTGAAATTCGTTCGATTTATGAATTTATGGAATGATAACAATACACAAACCCAAAACACAATCGGTAGATCATTTCC
Encoded proteins:
- a CDS encoding prolipoprotein diacylglyceryl transferase gives rise to the protein MLDRIPIPNPFGWEGLSTFSLLMMLAFLVGSYLLPKELERKKLDPSHSDWLIFLGILGTLVGAKIFFIFEIWDQVFIDVPGYDGKYTYPLTHWNGFPGHPGLWSSLFSGGGLVFFGGLLFGWLFITLYFRHHKLDIGAYYDAVIPAISMGYAIGRLGCFVSGDGCYGFATDARIPFFVFDFHGAHPSGVPVWNTPVMESLMAFGYFAYFQFWARYQNFRKWSIGAQFLIIHGFARLIIEFLRVNKAVIPFIDPPTLVNIPDANGNPTFLTGYYWHGFSQSQYISIALILFGVYLLVSKKLWLKEKTNV
- a CDS encoding AAA domain-containing protein, which encodes MGRTIKQTFGSLKEEILHIKTILSKERDYERFIFLEKGQDSKAIKNAELEDLKFVVGNTWRAEFNISPSSKAKEWLKPGVPVLLKSETESIFGNIYKTSDTKLTVQIRGDYEWEDTEFQISKWFQESTYDLYNDIITKILADTSSESHKKLNWILGFGLGEKPTPPKSSLNRPPLERIFQIHDYGIIFGPPGTGKTTLLMQAVQEIKTKGESVLTLCPTNFACDYIVELAIKKGIRVIRLGNSTKIKEDVLPYHIDHLIQTHPDQKQIHNWQTELKALQKKANAWKRNFGKEEREERKTIRKEAKFLLSTIREAESNIRTKLLDDAELIVSTFSGFGNEWGKGRTFDYVFVDEATQSLDPGCYMALYAGKKTFFFGDPKQLGASYSHPDHQTIDSFLEKAVAFDSGERILFLEKQFRMKAEILGFPNRTYYESKILTHPDAIWNPTITISEAIGSNPSILWIDTAGSDSEEETEGEEPSFFNHIEIQLIERLFELGIQSNLITVISPYRGQVEKLVLASQGRWITQTIDSFQGRESEIVILSLVRSNLEGEIGFLLNPKRLNVALTRAKSHLILIGDSGTLCQNKEFQDLYSYIESNGEIRSIYEFME
- a CDS encoding DoxX family protein; protein product: MFDYLFSTSGDIIPLILRITAFVVIFPHGAQKLLGWFGGYGFKGTYGFFTGQMKFPGILAVLIILGESFGPVLLLVGFLTKFAAASIAIIMIGAAVLAHRQNGFFINWNGNQKGEGYEFHILAAGLLIALVVGGAGVYSVDFNLIGKF
- a CDS encoding tetratricopeptide repeat protein, coding for MSSFFSLIREAKLLEEEKEFTRAFNVYAESESHTQNESALIKIKAKKAWCLYAVGNPKETESLFQDIIKNYPSHPLSITVYSRYLIKLKKFKSAKVLLQKSILYFPSYLENYLLLASLLKDMERSEEAIKVLKKALSQEHLSNGRGIDRKDIWAELGSLYFSRGDFNSALASLKMSLKMVEPEEFFYYDLLALCYLEAEDPENGLTSIKTHIEFCKEIDPETLIILARAHCRLGKLEEAANNLIQAYSIEDSLYLKAADFIDFAPLLRNGFFTTLENIEWEEP
- a CDS encoding crotonase/enoyl-CoA hydratase family protein, encoding MNPSPFFEIEKRKNVAILWLNRPEKRNAMNWPFWRDLPDMVEEINADPQIHCFVIAAKGKSFSTGLDLEEFFQEFKPVFQGEFADGREKLYQLILTMQKGINAIYNSKKPSIALVQKHCIGGGLDLVSACDIRYASKDASFSLRESKVAIVADMGSLQRLPHLIGNAHTRELALTGKDISAEEAYQMGLVTKVTEDFDSLLQAGLRTAEEIAENPTIVIRGVKQVLNHGIGKTIDEGLDYVAVWNASMLDSKDFRSAIGGFMERKRPVFNPETRVD